In Setaria italica strain Yugu1 chromosome IX, Setaria_italica_v2.0, whole genome shotgun sequence, the genomic stretch TCCTCTTGCTCTcgcctctccctctcttcttcctttctcctctgccgctcctcttcctccttcctctcccttTCCTCTTGCTCTCTCTTCcgttcttcctcctctcgctccctcctctccttttcctcctctttcctccgttcttcctcttcccgctccctcctctccttttcctcctcgcgctccccGGGTCCCttccctcccccttcctcctcctctcgccgcctccgctcctcctccgcggccttcTCCTCCAGCTCCTCGGCGCACGAGATGCACGACAGTATCGTGGAGTCCCGCTGCGCCGACAGCAGCTTCCCCACGGCGGTCGAGTTCTCCTGGCCCAGCGACAGGGCCAGCACCTCTTtgccgatggcctgcagcaccGAGCCCTTCCCGGCTAGGAACTGCGGGTGGTTCTGGCCCATGTGGGTGCTGAACCCGACGAACACGAACGAGTCGTTGTTGAAGGACATCTGCGCCATCGGGTGGAACCGCGGCACCACGAACACGTCCCCTTCCTTTACCCGGAACACCGTGTTCCTGCACCGAACCCAGCCTTTGCCTTCGCCTTCCTCGTCGCCGCGGCCACCCGGCCTGCCCCGCTCGTCGCCGCGGTGGCCTCTCCGGCTCTCGCCTGAAGGGTTGCTGCTGCTCGGGCACACCGTCTGAACGATCCCTGTGCCCTCCGTCACGATGGCGATCTCCGTCGCCTTCGGGTTCCAGTGAGGCCCCACCATCGAACCCTGCAAATCGAGTTGGTGGACAATTGATGCCGTTAGCACAAGGGCCCTGCAATAATTGAAGTGCCGTCAAATGTGGCGAACTGAAGCTAATCGCGTGCTTAATTACCGTGGTCAGGTTCACCATGAACATGCCAATGTTGGAGCCGTGCAGGGCGTCGAGGTCCTTGTTGGTCATCGTCCTGCTCCACCCGTAGCAGTTGTGGACGTCGGGCTTGCCGGAGTAGAAGTTGAATGCCTTGCTCCTGGACTTCttgtccttctccttcttcttgtgcttgtccttcttcttattGTTTATAAACTCCTCCGGGTCTCGCACTCCCAACAGAGCGTCGACAATGTCCTCAGTCCAGTTGGGCTTCTCCTCGTCACCCTTCTCGTGTGGGTTGTAGGGTATAATCAATGGTGGGATCTTCGCCGATTTGATCGCTTCTGCCACCTCTCGTTGGACCTTGCAAAGTATGACATCGATTAATTTGTTGATCGTCAGGCGCATATGTGCCATTTGCATAATATTTATCATAGTTTTTTACATACCCCAAATCCTAGACGAAGAACTTCTGTTTCGAACCCTTTGAGCAGATTACTGACGCTGGAATAAGCTTCCACCTTGGGCTTCTGCATGCATTGTTACATGGACAACAATCACAAGTGAACAATACATCTCCGACAAGTTTAATTAAAACCATGCAGCGGAAGGAGGTTTCTTACCGAGGGGTCATCGGCGTTGATGCCCTCGCTGGTAAAGATGGCGTAGATCCGAAGACGCTGTCTCGTGGCGTTGGGGTAGCTCTGGATGAATATGATACTCCCCTGATCCAAGTTGTAGACGTCTCCTCGCTCAACCTCCAGGGAACTTCGTTCACTGCTCTCTTCTTCTATGTAAGTCACCTTACCTCGTCCTGGTCCAAGAATCACAGTTCCAAAATACTAGTCACAAGAACAGTATGCTTTTATAGAGTGGCACTTGTATTTGGTGCTCAAAAGTTTGTCGTACAAGGACATATAGACTGTCAAGTCTGCTCATTAATTTCGTAGCACACAGCGTCACCTACCGCTGTGAACGTAGAAGACCATGTCGGCGTGCAGCTGCACGGGCAGGAACAGCGCGCCGGCATCCATGGTGATGAAGTGCAGCCGGtacgccgtgcccgccgcgtcgGCCACGTCCACGGCCGTGACCGtcccggcctccgcctccgccaccaccctccgcctctccttctccaccacCAGCCCACCCACCCTCCCGCTCATCCTCCATCTCTCGTGCTTCCCGGACGCCGACACCGCGGTCGCGGCCGCCGAGACGGCCACCACAAGCAGGACGAGCCACCGAGCAGTCACCCCCGCCATGTCCCCCAATCTGGCTTAGCTACAATCCTTTCTGCTTCCCCGGCCGATCCCCGCGCGCGGGTTGTGTGTTGTGCCGAGTGGTGGTGGCGCGCTCGGTCCGCTTGATAAGCAGCTAGGCTTGGGCCTCCGTGAGTCAGGGGGTGTTGCGGCCTTGCGGGCGGGCGACGTGGGAGACGGTGGCACTGTGTGTCCGTGCATGGGCGAGACGTGGCGTGGTCGCGACGGATGCTAGTGGCCGCTGTTGTGGCGTGGCTTCTGAGGTAGTGAGGTGTGCCCAGGTGGACTGCGCGCTGCGTTCGGATATGTCTCTGCACGCCTAGGGTGAAATTCAATCACGCTGCTGCTGCGGGTTTGTTTGAAGCTGGTTGCCTAAATGAAATGCATGCAGTTTCTTGAGCCCCAAATTAAAACTGCAAGTCCGGAACTGATGCTTTGAAGGGTACAGTGAAAGCATTTTTCACCGAATTTTCAATCTCAAGCAAGTTCCTTTTCTTCTGAAAGAATCTCCAGCAAGTTTCATCACAGTTTCCAGAAAGAGGCTGCTATTGAGCTATGTGCGACTAAAAAGAGAAATCTTAGCCTGAGGAGGGGGGCCAGCAGTTCGTAAAACGAACCGCACTCAGTTTGCAGCGATGCGCGCACACGTACGGCAAGAAAGCGATGAAGCAACTTTTGGGCCGTCCTGTTTGTGCCGAGCGACCATCCATGTGCCGAAGGGCGTCCGTGGGCCGTGCGTGACCGTGAGGGAATCACACACATTCTCCAGTTCTCTCCTCGTTCGTTCGTTGTTGGCTCGTTGCTGCCTGCTCACAGCTCACGCGATCCACGTCGACGTGGAAAGAGTCACCGGCAGGCAGCTCACCTTCTCACCCAAAATTGAACAAGGATGGCGGAGAAAGGACGAGGACTAAGTTTCCCTTAATTAAAAATTGCGGTCctactatttgctaatgataatGTTCCGACTACATATCCAGATGAACATGCAAGCTGTACATCGATTTGGAAGAAAATAGACAAGCAGTCGCCACCATACCCATTCTTTGACCCTCCGGATATCAAGGTACAATACCACTTTTCCTGTTCATTCACTTAGTGGCAAATTAAATATCATGGTACAGTACCACTTTTACTGTTTACTTATTGGCAAATTGTATTGTGCAGGGGGGCCATGCCCCTCTAATCATCAGTGAGCTCCGCCCCTTAACACACTTGATGCTTATACTTGCATTGAAAGCATCCAATTTTGTTTGCGGAATGTTACATATTTGGTAATGTAGTCGTTACTCGGGGCGCAAATTTGCCTGAATCCCTTTTCGAGTTCTTGCTCAAGATCAGGAAGAACATGTAGGATCCGAAGGGTGGAATGGACCCTGACTCTAATTTCTACAACAAGCATGTGTTGTGCAAGTGCCCGATTTGCCAGCCCGCCTGCTGACAGACTTAGCTTGTGTTCCGTCGCGCacggggggtgtttggatcttcaggacctcctaaaatttatgtcacatcaaatattcagaGACtgattaggaggactaaatatgagctaattataaaactaattacatagatggaggctaattcacgagacgaatctattaagcctaattaattcatcattagcacatgtttactgtaacatcacattatcaaatcatgaactaattaggcttaatagattcgtctcgcaaattagtctctatacgtgcaattggttttttaattagtctatatttaatactcctaattagtatttaaacattcgatgtgacagaaattttaggagagactaaagaaacaaacaaccCCTAACAAATCCGACCACAAATCACCGGTTCGTGTTATTGACCAGTACTTACACACTAGCAGTTCAGGTCACTTGAATGCCACCCATCAAGTAGCTACTGGCTGTTGACTGCTAGTCAAACTCCGTGGACTTCTTCTGCGCGTCACGTTCATCTTCCCTGCCGTCCtggccgtcaccgccgccgaaGAGCTTCTCGGTGTCCTCCAGGCTCCTGCCCCTCGTCTCCGGCAGGAAGAAGAACATGAACACCCAGCCAGCGGCGGCGATGCCGGCGTAGACATAGAAGCTGCCCGCGAAGGTGATAGCCTTGTAGAGCGAGATGAAGGACATGGTGATGGCGCCGCTCATGATCCGATTCATCGCCGTGCCGAGCGCGCACCCCTGCGCGCGCAGCCGCAGCGGGAAGATCTCCGAGCTGTACACCCACGCGATCGGGCCCATCCCGATCGAGAACGACGCCACGAACGTCAGCACCGCCGCGATGCTCACCCCGGCCAGCGGTGTCGGCTGGCCCGTGGGGAGCCGGTCGATCGCGTGCAGCGCCGAGGCCAGCGTCACGAGCGATACTACCATCCCACCGGCGCTGGTCAGGagcagcggccgccgcccgacgcggTCGAGGAAGAACGTGGCCACCAGGATGAACAGCGTCTTGCACGCGCCCACCGCCATGGTGGCGCCCAGGGAGTTGCTGTCCGACTGGAGCCCGGCCTTCTGAAACACACGGGGGCTGTAGAGCACGACGGAGTCGATGCCGGAGGCCTGCTGGAAGAACTGGAGCCCGAGGCAGGCGATCAGGAtgcggcggacgggcggcgtgGGGCGGAGGAGCAGGTCCCTCCACACCCCCTCGCCGTGGGTGCCCTTGTTGTTGCGGGCTACGACCACCACGTCGTCATCGTCGCCGCCGACACCCTCCGGGATGCCGATGGCTCTCTTGATGTCGGCGAGCCgctcctcggcctcggcgggcGAGTTGGAGGTCTTGGCGAGCACGCGGCGCGCGTCGCCGATGCGCCCCTGCATGACGAGCCACCGCGGCGACTCCGGCATGGCGAGGACCCCCAGGGCGAGGAAGAGGGGCGggacggcgccgacgaggaaCATGACGCGCCAGCTGAGGTGCACGGGGAGGCTGTGGAAGGCGTAGTTGGAGACGTACCCGAGGAGGACCCCCGTGTTGATGAACACCTCCGGGAAGGACGTGAGCAGGCCGCGCGCCGACGTCGGCGCCACCTCGGCGGTGTACACGGGCGCGATCATGAGCGCGTACCCGAcaccgacgccggcgacgaagcGGCCGAGCATGAGGATCGCGTAGCTCGGGGCGAGGCCCATGATGAGCGCGCCCGCGAAGAAGATGGCCGCCGCGAGCACCATGGTGTAGCGCCGGCCGATCCAGTCCGACGTCCGGCCCGCCGCCAGCGAGCCGACGAGCGAGTAGATGTTGATGATGCCGGCGAGGATCTCGATCTGCGTGTCCGTGATCTTGAGGTCCTGCTTCATGAACAGCTGCGCTCCGCTCATCACCGAGACATCTGCCAGAACGTGCGTACAGGAAAACAACGTTAAGAACCTGATTGGATTGCCTCGATCACACTTCAGTGGCACACGCGCCACGCGGTGCATGACAACAGGTGCTTGGAATTATTGTGTGCGTGCCGCGCGCGTACCGTAGCCGAGGAGGATAGAGTTCATGGACGCGAGGATGGCGCAGGCGAGGGCGTACTTGTTGAGGGGACGGCGCTTAGCCGGCGCCTCGGCGGCAGGGATGCCGTCGGAGGCGTCCTGCTTCGACATGGCGAGACGGAGAAGAAGCTCGGGCGGAGCGAGGGTGTAGCTCACGGCACACTTGCTGTGTCCTGTGCCACTGTCTCCTCCTTACGGCCGGTCTTCGTTTGCAATATTCTGGCCCTGTCGGCACACTCCCTGTCGACCTTTATATAGCTATCCAAGAGTAGAAAATTGCCGTGCCGATCAACGAGGTGGTCTTGACTTGTGGTCTAGGATTCTGGCCCTACTTTGTACAAGCGGCAGCAGGTTATTCGGGAAGAGTAAAAGTTGTACAAGGACCCAAAGGAGTAAGCAAGTgtgattgaaatttgaaaattgtGCGTGGGCCTTTTCTCGATTCTTTctgaaaacaaaataaatatttttgcCACTACCTCTACTCAACAAAAATCTGTCGTTTCAAACATCAACACTGTTTACAGAGGCTTCAAAATCCTCTGCTCATAACGATCGATGGATGCATGTACGGGACCAGATACCTTGTGCTTAAAAACAGCAGAGAACCTCAGAAGAATATGGTCCTAGGGAAAATTGCACTTTCACCTGAGTCTTGATATGAAGGATACGATCATACCGTAGCAGCAGGTATGGTCGAGGATGCGGCATTGTTTCTAGCTTCAAATCCTTGATAAGTTTCCTACCAGCAACATTGATTGTGGTCTTGTTGTCAATAGAGAAACAAACATACGTGTCCTTCACTACACAATGACAGTGAAAAAGTCGCATGTCACGGCTTGCCTCCTCCGTCAACAAGTCATCGCTCCTTCGAAGGTGTCATAGCAGTACCAACTCGACTATAATTAGCCTTGGCTCTCAAAACAAAATTTCCAAAGATGTACCGCGATGAGCCTAGCAAACTGATACCATCTAAGGACACGCTTACTGTGCCCAGATTATGTCCCAATCTTTCACGGTACTTAATAACTAAGTATATCTTCTCTGAATTTTGTCCAAAACAAATAATAATTTCTCAGATAATAATATTGTCGAACAGGTAGTCAGAATGTCGTAGTGACACTTTGATCAAGAACCAACGAGGTAGCTACTATATCTCAGGAAATAGGACCAAACAAATAGCAATACTATGGTCACGTTTGATTAAACCAAGCAGTAGAAAGACTTAATATAATAATAGTGCTTCTCGGCAGGATAAAACAACTCTGTTTGATCAACGGCAAATAAACACCAGCAGCAACAAGATAGATAGAGGGATTGTCTTATTCAGAAAATAATCCAAACCCTAAGTAGGTCTTCCACCCGCGGCCTTGACGAACCACGATGAGAAGATGAGACCTCGATGAGATCAAACCAGCGCATCCAGGAGAGATCCGATCCTGATCACGCAATTATTTACAAATCCTTGATGGATCGGCAGGATGATTGAGAGGAGCCGCCTCTTTGTTGTTCGGAGGAAAACCCTCGATAGAAAAACTCACGATAAAAACCAATCTTCATAAAAGAATTTGTTATTGTTCCAGATTCTTTTGCAAGTCTAGAAACAACAACTTGTTGAGTCATTGGCTCATCATTCGACTCAACTCCCACCCAGTAGTGCTACTGCTACACAGGAGCGAATCTAGTGGTGGGGTGGGTGGGGTTTAAGCTCCGCTACCGCCTCTCGGATAGTGGAGTTTTTGAAACCTCTTCctgatttttagaaaaaagaagagaaagggaggaggaaaaagaaggatgaggaagaagaagctcctCCTAAGTTCATGAGCAGCATTCGCCACTGCTGCCACGTACCGTCGATCGACCTCATGTCCACGAATCTTTGGACTGCATGAACAGCACGTCGTCGCGGTGGCACCACCGCTAGATACGTTTACACAAGTCTACCGAGCGACAATCAGAACGACTGTCACCGCTCACCGACAAGGAGAACTCTTTTACAACCTCTAAAGCATCTGTGTTGTGAGCGAAGCAGAGCTAAACGAGTCCAAGATTCCGCGCCAGTTTTTCTTCACCAAACAAAATCAATCTGTTGCTACAACTACAAGGCAGCCGTAGCAGCCACATGCTGCGGGGAGCAGGGGACTCTGGGAGTCTTGAGACGGGTCTGACTCGAGGACTGACCTCGTGGCGGAGACTAGGAACAGTGACCTCCGTATGGGTTAGGGCTTGGCTTGGCTCTGCCCGGTTCAAGTTCAACGGAGCGGCATCACCGGCGTCAGTGAAAGCTACCGGCCGGGATAACGACACGGAAAAACTCGCTTGGGTTTAACTTGCAGGCTTGTCCGCTTGCAAATAATTAAGGATGCCTTGCCCCTGTCTTGCTCGCTGTCGATGTCGATCGCCATTGTTTTCACGTCGATTCAGTCGGATCTTGAACGGCAGAAAGGCTGACCAGCCAGTCTGCGCTACTAGTCTTCTGGAGTTGCAGTCTCTCGCAAACACAGTTTTTCTCTAGTCTTGCGTCAGAAATTCAGCCCGTACCTACCCCTATTGGACTTGAACACGACGTGTGGTTACCCTGAGATACTCGCTGAATCCGGTACTGCTAAACTTTGTTGTTTGAGCTGTGATGATGCAGCTCTGAATCTCTGGTAGCTGTTAAACTTGTTATACACGAGCTCCACTTGATTGCTGGCGAGCAACAAGGCATCGTTACGCTGATACTCCGTATTATTTTTCTGATCCACGCTACCAAGCAATGCCTAACGAATGCCTCATGTTCAGAAGTGCGCGCACGAGGCAACCAAGAGGGCACATCCCCCATGTCATGTGGACATCCCTCTCTGCTCCTGGCGTGTAAAGGCGAAAGCTGATTGAGAAACGGAGCAGAACAGCCACCGCGCGTGCCAGCTAGTGCACCAGGGGTTAAAGCAAGAACAAGAACGGCACGCATCCGGCCATCCACCAGTGCGAAGTCTAACGTCTCCGTTGAGAGCAACTGACAGTGATCTGATCACCCATACACCCTACAGCTACACTGACTGGAGCCAATCCTGCACAAATCTCCCGACTCATTGGGACAGAGCAGAAGAATGTCAGCCTCAATTTTGCCGTATGGACGTGTACCGCCTCCTGCCGTTACATCCCAATAGTGCTTAAATGGTGTGGAGGACATCACCGGGGATGCATGTTAGTGTGCAATTTGATCTGAAGAGAGTCTGTTCATCATGTCAGCATGAAAATGCCACAATCTAGACACGCACGGTAAAATGTGTATTATGGGGTGTAGGGGGATAATTATATGATAAGTTTATCATCTTATGGATCATGGAAGTACATAGATATATAGTGACTAACTATCAATCTGTCATGAAAGGACAAACTTTGAATTGAGCCATATAGAAGTTTAACTTAGCGGGAAGCGCACATATGGTGGATTGGTGGCCTGTACAACGATTACGGGTGTGGGCCTTGGCCAATAAGTAGGGAAGTGTGGCAGGGCCCATGTCCGTGTCAATTGGGCCGACGACGGGGCTAAATAGCGGCCCAGCTAAATTTTGCCTAAGATGGGGAGCGGTtttgcccaaaaaaaaaacaaaaacaaaaaaaaaacaaaatcaaacgGAATTTAACGTTCCTAAAATAATCAAACGGAATTTTAACTGGCACGAACCACCACCGACAAACCTTTGCCTTGAGTTTACTGTGAGTACGCTAGATCTCTTGCCGATATATGTTTTGCCTTGAGTTTACTGAGAGTGCGTTTGGACCTCTTGCGGTCTTGACTCTTGCCAATCTTGCTTTGTAAGGCCACAATGAACACGTGCATTGTAGTAGTAGTATTCTGCAACAGATCATACGACTAGTAGTATGAGACTTGCTCTTGTTTTCAAGAAATCTTTGGGATGGGTAAAGGAAGGGTGATAGATGCCAAATCAATCAACGAATGCAATTTCATACAACTGTGTTGTTATTAATTCCAGATCTCGCTGGCAAAGGAAGGGTGATGGACCCCGCGTTGGAGGAATTCCCTGCATCTTTATTCTTTCATCAACTCCGATCCTCAACAGTCAAACTTGTCAATGACATCCTAGTTAACATAACGGTTGAAAGACAGTTGGGGAGACTTCCATTGAGTTAATGCAATTAACAATGTCTTCTAGTGTAGGACAAAAGAATCAGGCTAGGGACTTTGCTGATGGCCACACCCACGTCTGAACGGGCAAAGGCCCGCCCTCCGGCGGAGCCCGTAGAGCAGGGTGGCCCCGACGAGCAAGACGGCCAGACCGCAGGAGGGAGGGCTCGCGGCGTGTTCTCGCCGCAGGACATCCAggcggacggaggaggatctTGCGATGTGTCAGCGACGGGCGCTGAGGAGCAGGCGGGGTCTCATGGCGCTGTGGGCAACGGGAGGCCGAGGAAGCTGGAAGGAGGGGACAAGGAGAATGATGCTGAAGCTGGTGTGGTGCGAGCTGACGAACAAGCGCGGATTCTGGACCATGTCTTCTCCAAAGGACGTCAACACCAGGTACAACAGCAACCTCACCtttgttcttcctcttcctgTAAAGGGTCGTGCACACAAGGTGTTCGGTCTTTTGTCGTTGCAAGTTTTGCAAAGGAAAAAGGGGACAGGGGCATATCTACTAATCAAAGTAGACGGCGTTTAACGCTAGCACCACGATTAGCACCCGCAGAGCAACTTTGCAGCACGAAGAAGGTACAGTCAGTATTGGCTAGGGAAAATT encodes the following:
- the LOC101760310 gene encoding vicilin-like seed storage protein At2g18540, producing MAGVTARWLVLLVVAVSAAATAVSASGKHERWRMSGRVGGLVVEKERRRVVAEAEAGTVTAVDVADAAGTAYRLHFITMDAGALFLPVQLHADMVFYVHSGRGKVTYIEEESSERSSLEVERGDVYNLDQGSIIFIQSYPNATRQRLRIYAIFTSEGINADDPSKPKVEAYSSVSNLLKGFETEVLRLGFGVQREVAEAIKSAKIPPLIIPYNPHEKGDEEKPNWTEDIVDALLGVRDPEEFINNKKKDKHKKKEKDKKSRSKAFNFYSGKPDVHNCYGWSRTMTNKDLDALHGSNIGMFMVNLTTGSMVGPHWNPKATEIAIVTEGTGIVQTVCPSSSNPSGESRRGHRGDERGRPGGRGDEEGEGKGWVRCRNTVFRVKEGDVFVVPRFHPMAQMSFNNDSFVFVGFSTHMGQNHPQFLAGKGSVLQAIGKEVLALSLGQENSTAVGKLLSAQRDSTILSCISCAEELEEKAAEEERRRREEEEGGGKGPGEREEEKERREREEEERRKEEEKERREREEEERKREQEERERKEEEERQRRKEEERERREQEEKQRREEEERARREEEQRQREEEERQREEEERRREEEEGGGGHGDEPESDEPLLYRLSKKLKKRYRAGTFKSG
- the LOC101759324 gene encoding polyol transporter 5, with amino-acid sequence MSKQDASDGIPAAEAPAKRRPLNKYALACAILASMNSILLGYDVSVMSGAQLFMKQDLKITDTQIEILAGIINIYSLVGSLAAGRTSDWIGRRYTMVLAAAIFFAGALIMGLAPSYAILMLGRFVAGVGVGYALMIAPVYTAEVAPTSARGLLTSFPEVFINTGVLLGYVSNYAFHSLPVHLSWRVMFLVGAVPPLFLALGVLAMPESPRWLVMQGRIGDARRVLAKTSNSPAEAEERLADIKRAIGIPEGVGGDDDDVVVVARNNKGTHGEGVWRDLLLRPTPPVRRILIACLGLQFFQQASGIDSVVLYSPRVFQKAGLQSDSNSLGATMAVGACKTLFILVATFFLDRVGRRPLLLTSAGGMVVSLVTLASALHAIDRLPTGQPTPLAGVSIAAVLTFVASFSIGMGPIAWVYSSEIFPLRLRAQGCALGTAMNRIMSGAITMSFISLYKAITFAGSFYVYAGIAAAGWVFMFFFLPETRGRSLEDTEKLFGGGDGQDGREDERDAQKKSTEFD